A stretch of DNA from Corallococcus silvisoli:
ACCGTCAAGGTGGTGTCCAACGCGGGGAAGCAGGCGAAGCGCGTGCAGGTGACGCTCGGTGACTTGATCGCCGCGGCCTTCGACACCGTGGGAGGGGAGGCTCGCAAGGTGGCTCGGGTCGTCTCCTCGACCGACATGACGCTCGCGACCGGAAAGCACATTGTCTTCGTGGGGTGATGTTCCGTCGGCCGGGCGCGGAC
This window harbors:
- a CDS encoding chaperonin — its product is MATKTQKQTIQRKARQMKAKTVKVVSNAGKQAKRVQVTLGDLIAAAFDTVGGEARKVARVVSSTDMTLATGKHIVFVG